GTGGGTCATCGGCCCGCCGTAGCTGCCGCTGTCGTAGTGGACGTCCGATCTGTTGAAGCGCTCGCCCTCCCCGAGGCCGACGCCGCTGCCGTTGCCGGTGACGCCGACGCCGACGACGGTGTCGAACTCCGTGGTGGTGGGGCTGAGGTAGACAGACTGGAAGGTGAGCGCGTCGGCCCCCTGCACGTCCGGGTGGGTGGCGATGTCGTCGGAGCGCTCGTGGGCGTCGAGCAGCGAGTTCTCGATGCCGCCGACCCGGCCGGGCGCCAGCTGGAGCGGGCCGGCCGTCGCCCACAGGTCCTGGTCGATGTAGGTCAGCGCCTCCGTCCCGGCCTCGGTCATGCCGTGGCCGAGGCCGGCCATCAGCGTGATCAGCAGGACGGCCGTCGCGACGCCGGCGACCGCGAGAACGATCCGCCCGCGCGCGGCGGCCAGCTGGCGCACCGCGACGCCGACCGCGCCCGCGGACCGCGCCAGTACGCGTCTCGGTTTGCTCGCTCCCGTCATCTCGGTAGTGCCTCCACGAGCGACGATCTCCGGGCGAACAGCAGCAGGAACGGCAGCGACAGCAGTCCCACGAGGACGGCCAGGACGAGCCCGTAGGCCGCCAGTTCCGGCCGTGCGACCGCAGTCGGGACGGCGGCGCCGCTTTCACCGGCCGCGGCGACGACGCCGACGACCGCCAGCCACCCGGCGATGCCGACGAGGCCGCCCAGCGCGGCCGTCGCGACCGTCTCCGTGACGATCAGTCCGAGCCTCGTCGATCGGGAGACGCCCATCGCCGCCAGCACGGCCCGGGACTCGCCGTCGTCGGCCACCTCGAACCCGGTCGTCGTGACGATGGTGAGCACGCCGGCGACGACGGCGATCAGCCCGGCGGCGACGCTCATCGCCAGCGGGAGGTCCGACGTCTGGAGGTTGTGTGCCATCAGCCCGCGCTGGGAGACGACCTCGGACTCGGGGTAGAGCCCGGTCAGCGCCTCGCGGACCGCGGGGTCCGTCGAGTCGACGAGGAACCGGTCGGCGTTGTCGCTGCCGGCGGCCCCGGTCAGCCGCTGGGCCTCCGAGAGGTGGACGACGGCGACGGGGAACTGCGCGAGCCCCGGCGCCTGCGCGGGGTGGCTCTCCTCGACCCGCAGCTGGTAGGTCCGCTCGTCGCTCCCCACGGCCCGCAGGCGGTCGCCGTCGCTGACGTTCAGCGTCGTCGCCGCGCTCTTCGAGAGGACCGCCTGCCCCGTCCAGCGGCCGTCGTAGCTCCCGTTCGCGTAGTAGGGGTCGCCCGGCGAGAGGGCGTCGGTCGGCAGGCCGACGACGCTGCCGCCCTCCGCCGCCGGGACGACCCCGACGACGAACACCTGCGTCGGCTCGCCGCCGTCGCCGGCCCGGACGCGCGCGATGTCCGAGAGCACCGGCGTCGCGTGGGCCACGTCGTCGCGGGCGTTCAGCCGCTCGGCGACCGGGTGGACCCGCCCGAAGCGCGTCCCCTCGACGCCGACGATGGCGCTGCCCTGGTTCTCCGCGGGGACGACCCAGAAGTCGGCCGCCTCGGTCCGCACCTCGCCCTGCGAGGCCAGCCCGAGGCTCACGCTGGTCACGGACAGCACCAGCGTGACGGCCAGCGCGACGCCGAGTACGGACAGCAGCGTCTGCCGGGTCCCGCCGGCCAGCAGGCGGTAGCGGACGCGCGCGACTCCGAGCCGGACGAGGCCCGCGGTCCGGGCGCGTCGCGTCCCGTCGGCGCTCATCCGGAATCACTGACGACGGAGCCGTCCCGTAGTTCGATCACCCTGTCGGCCGCCGCGATGACCCGCTCGTCGTGGCTGGCGACGACTACCGAGCGGTACTCGGCGACCTCGCCCAGCAGTTCGATGATGCGGGCCCCGGTGGTCGTGTCGAGTTCGCCCGTGGGCTCGTCGGCGATCAGCACGTCCGGGTCGGTGACCAGCGCGCGGGCCACGGCGACCCGCTGCTGCTCGCCGCCGCTCAGTTCCCCGGGCCGGTGGGAGACGCGGTCGCCCATCCCGACCGCTTCAAGCCGCCCCTCGGCGCGGGAGCGGCGCTCGCTCCGCGGCACGCCCTGCTCCAGTAGCGGCAGGGCGACGTTTGACCGCGCCGTCAGCGCGGGCAGCAGGTGGAACCGCTGGAAGACGATGCCGACCCGACGGAGCCGCAGCGCCGCCCGCTCGCTCTCCGAGAGGTCGGCCGTGTCGACACGCCGTCGACGAGCACGCGTCCCTCGCTGGGGACGTCCAGCGCCCCGAGCAGGTGCAACAGCGTGGACTTGCCGCTGCCGCTGGCGCCGGCGACGACCGTCAGCTCGCCCGGATAGACGCCGAGGCTCACGTCGTCCAGCGCCCGGACGTCCAGCCGGTCGGCGTCGCCGCCGAAGAGCCCGCCGCCGCGGCGATAGACGCGGCTGACGCCCTCACAGACGACCGTCCGGTCGGCGGCGGCAGCCGCCGCGTCCCCCTCGACAGTAGTCACGTTGCCGGAGTCGACGACGGCATCGGTATAATATCTTGCCACTTGTCGCGCAAACAACCAGTCGTCGCGGTGTGGCGTCCGAGAGCGGCTCGCACCGCCGCCGTCAGGCCCGGTCGATCCGCCCGTCGGCCAGTTCGTAGACGTCCGCGAACCGCCCGGTCAGGCCCCGGTCGTGGCTGATGACGGCCAGAGCCGCGTCCGCCTCGGCCTGCACGGACAGCAGCAGGTCGAGCACCTGCTCGGCCGTGTCCGGGTCCAGTTGCCCAGTCGGCTCGTCGGCCAGGACGACCGACGGCCGGTTGGCCAGCGCGCGGGCGATGGCGACCCGCTGGCGCTCGCCGCCGGAGAGCGCGCCCGGGTACTGCTCCCGCCGGTCGTCGATGTCGAGCGCCGCGAAGAGGTCGGCCAGCCAGTCCTCGTCGACGTCGCCGGCGTGCTCCTGTGGCAGGCGGGCGTTCTCCCACGCGGTCAGGTCCTCGACGAGCTGGAAGTCCTGGAAGACGAGGCCGACGCGGTTCCGTCGCAGCGCGGCCCGACGCCGCTCGGAGAGGTCGCCCGCGGCCCGCCCGTCGACGTACAGGTCGCCGCCGTCGGGCGTCGCCAGCAGGCCCAGCACCTGAAACAGCGTCGTCTTTCCCGCGCCGCTCGGGCCGCGAACGAGGGTGCGGTCCCCCGCGCTGATCGACAGCGAGAGGCCGTCGAGGATGCGCTCGCCGCCGCGCTCGACGACCAGATCGGCCGCGCGGAGGACCGGCTCGTCGGTCATCGCCGGGTGCCGGGAGTCGCGTTCATCCGCGCCGGCGGAGGCGCAGCGCGGCCAGCGCGGTGGCCAGCGCGCTCAGCATCCCCGGGAGGCCGACCGGACCGTCGCCGGACGTTGTCTCCGTGTCTGCGGGCTCGTCCGGCTCGGTCGTGTCCGCGGGCGTAACGACGCCGCCGTCGTCGGTCTCCGTGTCGTCGGGCTCGGCCCCGCCGCCCTCGCCCCCGGTGGTCGTCTCGGTGGCCGTGGCGTCGCCGTCGGCCGCTTCGGTGGCGGTGGCGTTGCCGTCCACCGCCTCGGTGGCCGTGGCGGTGGCGTTGTCGTCGCTCTCGTCGCCGTCGCCGGCGGAGGCACCGGAGTCTCCGCCGCCGGAGTCCCCGTCGTCGGAGTCGTCCTCGGCGGCGTCGACGCTCACCCCGTGGCGCTCGCTGAGCGCGAGCAGTTCGTTCTCGCCGTCGATGGTCTGCTCGCCGCGGACGGCCGCGTGCGCGGCGAAGTCACCGGGTTCGTCGACGGTCACCGTGGCGTTGTACCGGCCCTCGCCGTCCCCGTCGAGCGTGACGGTCTGGTTGTAGCCGTCGTCCCACAGCACGACCTCGACGGACTCGACGTCTTTCTCGGTGTCCTCGCGGCGTTCGACGTCGACCGTCGCGTTCACGGGCTCGCCCTCGGTCGCGTTCTCCGGCATCGACAGGGAGACGTCGTATCCCTCGACGACGACGGGCTGGAGGCGCTCGCGCTCGCCGTCGACGTTCAGCACGAGGTAGTACGTTCCCGGCGCGTAGCTCACGTCGTAGTCGACGGTCGCGTCGCCGGAGATGGACGTCGAATTGACGATCTGCTCGTCGCTGTTGTAGAGGTAGAGGTCGTACCCGTCGCTCGGGCCGGAGCTGTGCGCCTGCAGGGTTCCGCCGGGATCGACCACGCCGTCGGTCGAGATCTCGAAGGTGCCGTTCCCGAGTTCGACGGTCTGGGTCGGGACCTCGACCGCGTCCGCGACCGTCAGGGAGTAGTCCGCTTGCGCCACCACCGGGCTCGCGGTCGCGGCCGCGCCGACCGCGAGCAGACAGAGCGTCACACCCACCAGAAGGCGTTTAATACGGACCGGCACCCCTCGAATCCTAATAAATGACTGGGATCCAGCATGTATCGTGTGAGTATCCGAGGGCCCTGCCGGCGTGCGATTCGGTGGGGCAAGCACAACGCTTGTGTACCCGGCGGGAGCAGCGTAAATTACCATGGCGACGCGACGCCGACAGCAGTTCATCGCGGGGCAGGTAGCGTGGATGCTCGCCGCAGTCGTGGGCCTCGCGGCCCTGGGCGCGCTCTCGCTGGAGCTGTTTTTCGTCGTGTCGCTGATCGGCTTCCTGATTGTGGTCGAACTGACCGCGCCGTTCGCGGTGACGCCGCGGTGGCGCCGTCGACTGGTCTGGCTCGTCGCGCTCGGGCTAGTGGGCTTCGGGTACGTCGTGATCCGGCGCATCCTCGAGATCCTCCCGCCGGGGGTGATCTGAGTGGCGCTGTCCGACCGGGCCAGCCCGCGGCTGGCGCTGTACGCCTTCGCCGCGGTGGTGGCCGTCGCGCTGTTCGTCGCCGGCACCACGTCGGGCGCCGCCTTCGGCACGTTCAACCCGGGCTGGGACGGCGCCTCGTCGCTCCAGTCGCTGGCCGAGGATACGGCGGCCGACGGCGAGGTCCTCCGGAACGCCTCGCGCTACGACGGGTTCGACGCCGAGGGGACGGTCGCGTTCGCCCTCTCGCCCGACGAGCCCTACGGCGATCGAGAGGCGGCGTCGGTCCGCCGGTTCGTCGAGGGCGGCGGGACGCTGCTGGTCGCGGCCGACTTCGGGGCCGGGGGTAACCGCCTGCTCGACGCGGTGGGCGCCGACGCGCGCGTCGACGGCCGGCTCGTCCGCGACGAGCGCCACTACGCGGACGGTCCGGCGCTGCCGGTCGCGACTAACGTCAGCGACCACCGCTACACCGACGGAGTCGACCGGCTGACGCTGAACCACGGGAGCGTCGTCCGGGCCGGGGGCAACGCGACGCCGCTGGTCACTACCTCCTCGTTCGCCTACCTCGACGAGGACCGGGACGGCGAACTCGACGACGACGAGGTGCTCGCGAGCCGGCCGGTGGCGACCGTCGAA
This genomic interval from Halomicrobium urmianum contains the following:
- a CDS encoding ATP-binding cassette domain-containing protein, which gives rise to MTTVEGDAAAAAADRTVVCEGVSRVYRRGGGLFGGDADRLDVRALDDVSLGVYPGELTVVAGASGSGKSTLLHLLGALDVPSEGRVLVDGVSTRPTSRRASGRRCGSVGSASSSSGSTCCPR
- a CDS encoding ABC transporter ATP-binding protein: MTDEPVLRAADLVVERGGERILDGLSLSISAGDRTLVRGPSGAGKTTLFQVLGLLATPDGGDLYVDGRAAGDLSERRRAALRRNRVGLVFQDFQLVEDLTAWENARLPQEHAGDVDEDWLADLFAALDIDDRREQYPGALSGGERQRVAIARALANRPSVVLADEPTGQLDPDTAEQVLDLLLSVQAEADAALAVISHDRGLTGRFADVYELADGRIDRA
- a CDS encoding FtsX-like permease family protein, which encodes MSADGTRRARTAGLVRLGVARVRYRLLAGGTRQTLLSVLGVALAVTLVLSVTSVSLGLASQGEVRTEAADFWVVPAENQGSAIVGVEGTRFGRVHPVAERLNARDDVAHATPVLSDIARVRAGDGGEPTQVFVVGVVPAAEGGSVVGLPTDALSPGDPYYANGSYDGRWTGQAVLSKSAATTLNVSDGDRLRAVGSDERTYQLRVEESHPAQAPGLAQFPVAVVHLSEAQRLTGAAGSDNADRFLVDSTDPAVREALTGLYPESEVVSQRGLMAHNLQTSDLPLAMSVAAGLIAVVAGVLTIVTTTGFEVADDGESRAVLAAMGVSRSTRLGLIVTETVATAALGGLVGIAGWLAVVGVVAAAGESGAAVPTAVARPELAAYGLVLAVLVGLLSLPFLLLFARRSSLVEALPR
- a CDS encoding ABC transporter ATP-binding protein → MRLRRVGIVFQRFHLLPALTARSNVALPLLEQGVPRSERRSRAEGRLEAVGMGDRVSHRPGELSGGEQQRVAVARALVTDPDVLIADEPTGELDTTTGARIIELLGEVAEYRSVVVASHDERVIAAADRVIELRDGSVVSDSG
- a CDS encoding DUF4350 domain-containing protein, whose translation is MALSDRASPRLALYAFAAVVAVALFVAGTTSGAAFGTFNPGWDGASSLQSLAEDTAADGEVLRNASRYDGFDAEGTVAFALSPDEPYGDREAASVRRFVEGGGTLLVAADFGAGGNRLLDAVGADARVDGRLVRDERHYADGPALPVATNVSDHRYTDGVDRLTLNHGSVVRAGGNATPLVTTSSFAYLDEDRDGELDDDEVLASRPVATVEPVGEGRVVVVSDPSLFINAMLEKPDNERFARALLSDHERAVFDVSHAGGVPPLTGAVLAIRGSAAVQALVGLSGLLLIAGWPRLRAGVAAVRSRRRSAPAADPEVRPDAVVDRLRERHPEWDEGRLERVTQGIMTTEEKTNGDD